A single Tenacibaculum sp. 190524A02b DNA region contains:
- a CDS encoding histidine decarboxylase produces the protein MGVNLLLDNKLEALLAKIKDARDSFLGYPVSKDFDYSELYEFLKYPVNNLGDPYENSTYKVQTHELEREVVDFFAKLFRANPNDYWGYVTNGGSESNLYGLYIAREMYPKAMVYYSESTHYSVKKNIHLLNIPSIVIRSQENGEIDYNDLEETLKFNRHKPAIILTTYGTTMKEAKDDVSKVKGILKKLAIQDHYIHCDGALSGSFGAFVEPKIPFDFMDGADSISISGHKFIGSPIPAGVIVTKRSLRDRVSKGISYIGSLDTTITGSRNGHSPLFLWYAIQKMGIEGLKVRYNRSLETAKYCRQELLKIGINAWSNPGAITVVFPKMPDSIKNKWQLATEEDITHIICMPNVTKEQIDEFINDVSLHLKTTKEEATYI, from the coding sequence ATGGGGGTAAATTTATTATTAGATAACAAATTAGAAGCATTACTAGCAAAAATTAAAGATGCAAGGGATTCATTCTTAGGATATCCTGTTTCAAAAGACTTTGATTATTCTGAATTATATGAGTTTTTAAAATATCCTGTTAACAATCTAGGAGATCCATACGAAAATAGTACCTATAAAGTACAAACACATGAATTAGAACGAGAAGTAGTGGATTTCTTTGCCAAACTTTTTAGAGCAAATCCAAATGATTATTGGGGATATGTTACTAATGGTGGTTCAGAGAGTAATTTATATGGCTTATACATTGCGCGAGAAATGTACCCTAAAGCAATGGTATACTATTCAGAATCTACTCACTATAGTGTAAAAAAGAATATTCATTTATTAAACATTCCTAGTATTGTCATCAGATCACAAGAAAACGGGGAAATAGATTACAATGACTTGGAAGAAACCTTAAAATTCAATAGACATAAGCCTGCTATTATTTTAACTACATATGGCACTACTATGAAAGAAGCTAAAGATGATGTTTCTAAAGTAAAAGGAATTTTAAAGAAGTTAGCTATTCAAGATCATTATATACATTGTGATGGTGCTTTATCAGGTTCATTTGGAGCATTTGTAGAGCCTAAAATCCCTTTTGACTTTATGGATGGAGCTGATAGTATTTCTATAAGTGGACATAAATTTATTGGTTCTCCAATTCCTGCTGGTGTTATTGTTACAAAACGTTCTTTGAGAGATCGTGTTTCAAAAGGTATTTCATACATTGGTTCTTTAGACACTACCATTACTGGTTCTAGAAATGGACATAGCCCATTATTTTTATGGTATGCTATTCAAAAAATGGGTATAGAAGGATTAAAGGTAAGATATAATCGTAGTTTAGAAACAGCAAAGTATTGTAGACAAGAGCTATTAAAAATTGGAATAAATGCATGGTCTAATCCTGGTGCAATTACTGTTGTTTTTCCTAAAATGCCAGATTCTATTAAAAACAAATGGCAATTAGCTACTGAGGAAGATATAACTCACATTATATGTATGCCTAATGTTACCAAAGAACAAATTGATGAATTTATTAATGATGTTTCTTTACATCTAAAAACAACTAAAGAAGAAGCCACTTATATATAA
- a CDS encoding acyl-CoA dehydrogenase family protein — protein MEETINKDILRGGQFLVKETKCEDIFTPEDFSEEQTMMRDAVKEFNDREIIPHKTRFEAKDYALTEETMRKAGELGFLGVAVPESYGGLGMGFVSTMLTCDYISSGTGSFSTAFGAHTGIGTMPITLYGTEEQKQKYVPALAMGERFGAYCLTEPGAGSDANSGKTTAELTEDGKNYKINGQKMWISNAGFAEIFIVFARIEDDKNITGFILEYDKDNPNGVTLGEEEHKLGIRASSTRQVFFNDTLVPVENMLSVRGGGFKIAMNALNVGRIKLAAACLDSQRRIVSEAVNYANERKQFKTSISEFGAIKMKLAEMATNAYVGESASYRAAKNIEDRIAIRESEGNTHQEAELKGVEEYAIECSILKVAVSEDVQNCADEGIQIFGGMGFSEETPMEAAWRDARIARIYEGTNEINRLLSVGMLVKKAMKGHVDLLNPAMKVADELMGIPSFDTPDYSVLFSEEKEIIGKLKKVFLMVAGAAIQKFGPDLEQHQQLLTAASNILIEIYMAESGILRTEKNAKRFGEEAQKEQIAMAKLYLYNAVEIITKNAREGIISFAEGDEQRMMLMGLKRFTKYANYPNVVELRNTIAEKLKAENKYCF, from the coding sequence ATGGAAGAAACAATAAACAAAGATATATTAAGAGGAGGTCAGTTTTTAGTGAAAGAAACTAAATGCGAAGACATATTTACTCCTGAAGATTTTTCTGAAGAGCAAACAATGATGAGAGATGCCGTTAAAGAATTTAACGACCGTGAAATCATCCCTCATAAAACTCGTTTTGAAGCTAAAGATTATGCTTTAACTGAAGAAACTATGCGCAAAGCTGGTGAATTAGGCTTTTTAGGCGTAGCTGTTCCTGAATCTTATGGTGGACTAGGAATGGGGTTTGTTTCTACTATGTTAACTTGTGATTATATTTCTAGTGGAACAGGGTCTTTTAGTACTGCTTTTGGAGCACATACGGGTATTGGAACTATGCCAATTACCTTATATGGTACTGAAGAGCAAAAACAAAAATATGTACCTGCTTTAGCAATGGGTGAGCGTTTTGGTGCTTACTGTTTAACTGAACCAGGTGCTGGATCTGATGCTAACTCTGGTAAAACTACTGCTGAGTTAACTGAAGATGGAAAAAATTATAAAATCAACGGACAAAAAATGTGGATTTCAAATGCAGGTTTTGCTGAGATATTCATTGTTTTTGCTCGTATTGAAGATGATAAAAATATTACCGGATTTATTTTAGAATATGATAAAGACAATCCAAATGGAGTTACTTTAGGTGAAGAAGAGCATAAATTAGGTATTCGTGCTTCTTCTACACGTCAGGTATTCTTTAATGATACTTTAGTTCCTGTAGAAAACATGTTATCTGTTCGTGGTGGTGGTTTTAAAATTGCAATGAACGCTTTAAATGTTGGTCGTATTAAATTAGCTGCTGCTTGTTTAGACTCACAAAGAAGAATTGTAAGTGAAGCTGTAAACTATGCTAACGAGCGTAAACAATTTAAAACTTCTATATCTGAATTTGGAGCTATTAAAATGAAATTAGCAGAAATGGCTACTAATGCTTATGTTGGTGAATCTGCATCATATAGAGCTGCTAAAAATATTGAAGATAGAATTGCAATCCGTGAATCTGAAGGCAACACACATCAAGAAGCTGAATTAAAAGGTGTTGAAGAGTATGCTATTGAATGTTCTATCTTAAAAGTAGCTGTTTCTGAAGATGTACAGAATTGTGCAGATGAAGGTATCCAAATTTTTGGTGGAATGGGATTCTCTGAAGAAACTCCTATGGAAGCTGCTTGGAGAGATGCTCGTATTGCACGTATATATGAAGGTACTAATGAAATTAATCGTTTACTTTCTGTAGGAATGTTAGTTAAAAAGGCCATGAAAGGTCATGTAGACTTATTAAATCCTGCAATGAAAGTTGCTGATGAATTAATGGGAATTCCTTCTTTTGACACTCCTGACTATTCAGTATTATTTTCTGAAGAAAAAGAAATTATTGGAAAATTAAAGAAAGTGTTCTTAATGGTAGCTGGTGCTGCAATCCAAAAGTTTGGACCAGATTTAGAACAACACCAACAGTTATTAACTGCTGCTTCTAATATTTTAATTGAAATATACATGGCTGAATCTGGAATTTTAAGAACAGAGAAAAACGCTAAGCGTTTTGGTGAAGAGGCTCAAAAAGAACAGATTGCTATGGCAAAATTATATTTATATAATGCTGTAGAAATTATTACAAAAAATGCAAGAGAAGGTATTATTTCTTTTGCTGAAGGTGATGAGCAACGTATGATGTTAATGGGATTAAAGCGTTTTACAAAGTATGCTAACTATCCAAATGTTGTTGAACTACGTAATACTATTGCTGAAAAATTAAAAGCAGAAAATAAATACTGCTTCTAA
- a CDS encoding peptidase domain-containing ABC transporter, translating into MFRNEFPFFHQVSSRDCGPTCLRMISRFYGKKLSFSDLDKEGLSYNGMSIGVLSDLASKLHYKPLIIRTDFESIKNKAPLPFVAHWNQSHYIVVYRVTEEYVYVADPAFGKTKYTKEEFLKGWLSNKKIEDKNKGIALLLEPNEDFFKETKTEEVSKKSFSAFHFLKKYFLFYKYHVAQLLLGFFLGSLLQFIFPFITKSIIDFGVKNGDVSFLVFVLGFQVVLFALSVGIEFLRAHILIHVSSRINIFIISDFFVKVMKLPISFFTYKVTGDLNQRIRDHERVERFISNSLLKSIFSIFSLTVFSVVLFVFSKIIFMIFLVGIVIELSWIFYFLKKVRILDQKSFSLNSEDQNKVFELITGIQDIKLNNIEDKKRWEWEKIQLNRFDVSLKKLKLKQVQEGGQRFFSYLQIILITFFSAYLTIEEELTLGSMMAIIFIIGQMNAPISQLINFILQGQLAKLSIDRLIEVHDEKEEKQNNINHSLAVLNNDISINKLTFSYTGRTENTVINELSLIIPKGKISAIVGVSGSGKTTLLKLLLKFYEPTLGDICVGDTSLENIDNKYWRSKCGAVLQDSFIFSDSIANNIALNEDSFSAINYDKLIKACQIANIHDFINKLPHKYETKIGQYGIGLSQGQKQRLLIARAVYKDPDYLFFDEATNSLDAENEKVIIENLEEVYKGKTVIIVAHRLSTVKNADQIIVMDEGKISEVGNHEELINNKGKYYKLIKNQLELGG; encoded by the coding sequence ATGTTTAGAAATGAGTTTCCTTTTTTTCATCAAGTATCAAGTAGAGATTGTGGCCCTACTTGTTTAAGAATGATTAGTAGGTTTTATGGGAAGAAGTTAAGTTTTAGTGACTTAGATAAAGAAGGTCTTTCGTATAACGGGATGTCTATAGGTGTTTTAAGTGATTTAGCTTCTAAACTTCATTATAAACCGTTAATTATAAGAACAGATTTCGAGTCAATTAAAAATAAAGCACCTTTACCTTTTGTGGCGCATTGGAATCAGAGTCATTATATAGTTGTATATAGGGTTACTGAAGAATATGTGTATGTAGCTGATCCGGCATTTGGGAAAACTAAATATACTAAAGAAGAATTTTTAAAAGGTTGGTTGTCTAATAAAAAAATAGAAGATAAGAATAAAGGAATTGCTCTTTTATTGGAGCCTAATGAGGATTTTTTTAAAGAAACTAAAACAGAAGAAGTTTCTAAAAAATCATTTAGCGCTTTTCATTTTTTAAAGAAATATTTTCTATTCTATAAATATCATGTAGCACAATTACTATTAGGTTTTTTTCTAGGAAGTTTATTGCAGTTTATTTTTCCATTCATAACAAAATCGATTATTGATTTTGGGGTAAAAAATGGAGATGTAAGTTTTTTAGTATTTGTTTTAGGTTTTCAAGTTGTTTTATTTGCGTTAAGTGTTGGAATTGAATTTTTGAGGGCTCATATTCTGATTCATGTAAGCAGTAGAATAAACATTTTCATTATATCAGACTTTTTTGTAAAAGTAATGAAGCTACCTATTAGCTTTTTTACATATAAAGTAACTGGGGACTTAAATCAAAGAATTAGAGATCATGAAAGAGTTGAACGATTTATATCAAACTCATTATTAAAAAGTATATTTTCAATTTTTAGTTTAACCGTTTTTAGTGTTGTATTGTTTGTTTTCAGTAAAATAATATTTATGATTTTCCTAGTTGGAATTGTAATAGAGTTGAGCTGGATATTTTATTTCTTAAAAAAGGTAAGAATATTAGATCAGAAAAGTTTTTCTTTAAATTCGGAAGATCAGAATAAAGTATTTGAATTGATTACAGGGATTCAGGATATAAAATTAAATAATATTGAAGATAAAAAAAGGTGGGAATGGGAAAAAATACAGTTAAATAGGTTTGATGTATCTCTAAAAAAGTTAAAGTTAAAACAAGTACAAGAAGGAGGTCAACGTTTTTTTAGTTATTTACAAATAATACTCATAACTTTTTTTTCAGCGTATTTAACTATAGAAGAAGAGTTGACTTTAGGGTCAATGATGGCTATTATTTTTATTATAGGTCAAATGAATGCTCCAATAAGTCAATTGATCAATTTTATACTTCAAGGTCAATTAGCAAAACTAAGTATTGATAGATTAATAGAGGTGCATGATGAAAAAGAAGAAAAACAAAATAATATTAATCATTCATTAGCTGTATTGAATAATGATATTTCAATAAATAAATTAACCTTTTCTTATACAGGGAGAACTGAAAATACAGTAATTAATGAGTTGAGTTTAATTATTCCTAAAGGTAAGATATCAGCAATAGTTGGAGTTAGCGGTAGTGGTAAAACAACGCTGTTAAAATTACTTTTAAAATTCTACGAACCAACACTTGGAGATATTTGTGTAGGAGATACAAGTTTAGAGAATATAGATAATAAATATTGGAGAAGTAAGTGCGGAGCTGTATTACAAGATAGTTTTATTTTTTCTGATAGTATAGCCAATAATATTGCTCTTAATGAAGATTCTTTTAGTGCTATAAACTATGACAAATTGATTAAAGCTTGTCAAATAGCCAATATTCATGATTTTATTAATAAACTTCCTCATAAGTATGAAACTAAAATTGGTCAATACGGTATTGGACTAAGTCAAGGTCAAAAACAAAGGTTGCTCATAGCAAGAGCAGTTTATAAAGATCCAGATTATTTGTTTTTTGATGAAGCAACAAATTCATTAGATGCAGAAAATGAAAAAGTAATTATAGAAAACCTAGAAGAAGTTTATAAAGGGAAAACTGTAATTATTGTGGCGCATAGGCTAAGTACTGTAAAAAATGCGGATCAAATTATAGTTATGGATGAGGGTAAAATAAGTGAAGTAGGAAACCATGAAGAGCTTATTAATAATAAAGGGAAATATTATAAACTCATTAAAAATCAATTAGAACTTGGAGGATAA
- a CDS encoding rhomboid family intramembrane serine protease, producing the protein MSDIGTVGLLIIISNVIFSYKGFEDWQFIDKYKFRVKDILIRKDYKRIISSGFLHVNWTHLLFNMFSFYSFARILEQQLGSLIFSLIYFVSLIAGNLLALFIHRNHSNYSAVGASGAVSGIIFAAIALFPDIRLGILFLPIGIPSWLFGLLYISYTLYGIKSQNDNIGHEAHLGGAILGMITAIILYPSSLSINYVPILLTLIPTLIFVFFIIYKPDFLLLKKPFLTKQKGYETIDDKYNTQKVMDQKEFDVLLEKINKKGIDNLTAKEKQKLDEYSRNYRK; encoded by the coding sequence ATGTCTGATATTGGTACCGTAGGACTTCTAATTATAATAAGTAATGTCATTTTTTCATACAAAGGTTTTGAGGACTGGCAATTTATTGATAAATATAAATTTAGAGTAAAAGATATTTTAATCCGTAAAGATTACAAAAGAATAATTAGCTCTGGTTTCTTACATGTAAACTGGACACACTTACTTTTTAACATGTTTAGTTTTTATTCTTTCGCGAGAATTCTTGAACAACAATTAGGTTCTTTAATTTTTTCACTTATTTATTTTGTTAGCTTAATTGCAGGTAACTTACTTGCCTTATTTATTCATAGAAATCATTCTAACTACAGTGCTGTTGGTGCTTCGGGAGCTGTAAGCGGAATTATTTTTGCAGCTATTGCTCTTTTTCCTGATATACGTCTTGGTATTTTATTTTTACCTATTGGAATTCCTAGCTGGTTATTTGGTTTATTATATATAAGTTACACACTATATGGTATTAAATCTCAAAATGATAATATTGGGCATGAAGCGCATTTAGGTGGGGCAATTTTGGGAATGATAACTGCTATCATTTTATATCCAAGTTCATTATCTATTAATTATGTTCCTATTTTACTAACCTTGATCCCTACGTTAATTTTTGTCTTTTTTATTATTTATAAACCTGATTTTTTACTTTTAAAGAAGCCTTTTTTAACAAAACAAAAAGGTTACGAGACCATAGATGACAAATACAACACTCAAAAAGTAATGGATCAAAAAGAATTTGATGTATTATTAGAGAAAATAAATAAAAAAGGAATAGACAATTTAACGGCTAAAGAAAAACAAAAACTTGATGAGTATTCTAGAAATTATAGAAAATGA
- a CDS encoding Lrp/AsnC family transcriptional regulator, producing MDLIDKKILGELQRNAKQNTKEIATKVGLTVTPTYERIKKLEQKGVIKSYVTLLDRDLIGKQIIAFCQITLYKHQRSLLDSFKESILTFDEVMECHNVSGNFDFLLKVAVNDMNKFQEFINDKLSVVEGISTIQSSFVMTSFKDTTSYNL from the coding sequence ATGGATTTGATAGATAAAAAAATTTTGGGCGAATTACAGCGAAATGCTAAACAAAATACTAAAGAAATAGCAACTAAAGTAGGTTTAACAGTTACACCAACTTATGAGAGGATAAAAAAATTAGAGCAAAAAGGAGTGATTAAAAGTTATGTAACACTTTTAGATAGAGACTTAATAGGGAAACAAATAATAGCTTTTTGTCAAATAACATTGTATAAACATCAAAGAAGTTTATTGGATAGTTTTAAAGAAAGTATTTTAACATTTGATGAGGTAATGGAATGCCATAATGTTTCAGGAAACTTTGATTTTTTACTAAAAGTAGCTGTGAATGATATGAACAAATTTCAAGAATTTATAAATGATAAACTATCTGTTGTAGAAGGAATTTCAACTATTCAAAGTTCTTTTGTAATGACTTCTTTTAAAGATACAACAAGTTATAATCTATAA
- a CDS encoding zinc-dependent metalloprotease — protein sequence MRKLVPLLLLLIGFTIKANAQKRSCGVDALMEKRMQNPEFKAKYFEREILFKENLKSLKTEGKLFRKESVVIPVAIHFPAGSESNRACLEALSQSQIDILNKDFSGTNQDISLWESAKSHYPGVNTGSVNVRFVIATKNHPSNTDSDLVEGGKAVTIGYNFGGGQDTDVKWKGYLNVVVKDIEGLGYASLGGLPKIGDAVVIDNAAFGSGEGCTGFVPGNPYNKGRTLTHELGHYLNLPHTFSGDCSSDDGVADTPNIDESSGGCPAPGSVQMCSNKSLTMNFMDYVNDACMYMFTAGQAERSTAFLSTVKNSYNMTVLSAEVMDMEENLVVYPNPVRENLTIKLGGQFLKEQVQVQLFDLLGRSVSEFKINENSKISVANLNTGLYLLKLSTDNNTITKRIIVE from the coding sequence ATGAGAAAATTAGTCCCTTTATTATTATTGCTAATAGGCTTTACAATTAAAGCAAATGCCCAAAAACGGAGTTGTGGAGTGGATGCATTAATGGAAAAAAGAATGCAAAACCCAGAATTTAAAGCTAAGTATTTTGAAAGAGAAATTTTATTTAAAGAAAATTTAAAATCTTTGAAAACTGAAGGGAAGCTATTCCGTAAAGAGTCAGTTGTTATCCCAGTGGCAATACATTTCCCAGCTGGAAGTGAATCAAATAGAGCTTGTTTAGAAGCGTTGTCTCAAAGTCAAATAGATATCTTAAACAAAGATTTTAGCGGAACTAATCAAGATATATCTTTATGGGAGAGTGCTAAGAGTCATTACCCAGGGGTCAATACAGGTTCTGTAAACGTACGTTTTGTAATTGCTACCAAAAATCACCCAAGTAATACAGATTCTGATTTAGTAGAAGGAGGAAAAGCCGTTACTATTGGTTATAATTTTGGAGGAGGACAAGATACAGATGTAAAATGGAAAGGGTATTTAAATGTAGTTGTTAAAGATATAGAAGGTTTAGGGTATGCTTCTTTAGGAGGTTTGCCAAAAATTGGAGATGCTGTAGTTATTGACAATGCGGCTTTTGGTTCTGGTGAAGGATGTACAGGTTTTGTTCCAGGAAATCCATATAACAAAGGGAGAACATTAACACATGAGCTTGGTCATTACCTTAATTTGCCTCATACTTTTAGTGGAGATTGTTCTAGTGATGATGGAGTGGCGGATACGCCAAATATAGATGAATCTTCAGGAGGTTGTCCAGCCCCTGGAAGCGTTCAAATGTGTTCAAACAAATCGTTAACTATGAATTTTATGGATTATGTTAATGATGCATGTATGTATATGTTTACTGCTGGCCAAGCAGAACGTAGTACCGCTTTTTTAAGTACAGTTAAAAACTCGTATAATATGACCGTATTAAGTGCAGAAGTTATGGATATGGAAGAGAATTTAGTGGTATATCCAAATCCAGTAAGAGAAAACTTGACCATTAAACTAGGAGGACAATTTTTAAAAGAACAAGTGCAAGTTCAGTTGTTTGATTTGCTAGGTAGATCAGTTTCTGAATTTAAAATAAATGAAAACAGTAAAATATCTGTAGCAAATTTAAATACTGGATTGTATTTATTAAAGTTAAGTACAGATAATAATACTATTACAAAAAGAATAATTGTAGAATAA
- a CDS encoding response regulator transcription factor, with product MKTKLLLVEDELTLSNLLSEFLEAEGYDVICAFDGEEGLKLLLKHSPEICIFDVMMPKISGFTLLETMRNKQIETPVLFLTARALKEDIIKGLALGADDYLTKPFNFQELNLRLKNILKRKQVKNNQEVYLIGQFTFNHSSLTLTFNNETQTLTAMEANMLHLLYTHKNKTVERKVILQDLWGNEDFFNFRSIDVFVSKLRKHLSKDENLKIVSVRGKGYRLVV from the coding sequence ATGAAAACTAAACTCCTTTTAGTAGAAGATGAATTAACACTATCTAACCTTCTTTCAGAATTTTTGGAAGCTGAAGGGTATGATGTAATCTGTGCTTTTGATGGTGAAGAAGGCCTTAAGCTTCTATTAAAACACTCTCCGGAAATTTGCATTTTTGATGTTATGATGCCAAAAATAAGTGGGTTTACTCTTTTAGAAACCATGAGAAACAAACAAATAGAAACTCCTGTTTTATTCTTAACTGCTAGAGCTCTTAAAGAAGACATCATCAAAGGACTAGCTCTTGGCGCTGATGATTATCTTACTAAACCTTTTAATTTTCAAGAGTTAAATCTTAGGCTTAAAAACATTTTAAAAAGAAAACAGGTAAAAAATAATCAAGAGGTATACTTAATTGGTCAATTTACTTTTAATCATAGCTCGTTAACTCTTACTTTTAATAATGAAACCCAAACATTAACCGCTATGGAAGCTAATATGCTTCATTTATTATATACTCATAAAAACAAAACAGTAGAAAGAAAGGTAATTTTACAAGATTTATGGGGTAATGAAGACTTTTTTAACTTTAGAAGTATTGATGTTTTTGTTTCTAAATTAAGAAAACATTTAAGTAAAGATGAAAACTTAAAAATAGTTAGTGTGAGAGGTAAAGGATATAGACTAGTTGTATAA
- the trxB gene encoding thioredoxin-disulfide reductase gives MAEKIKCLIIGSGPAGYTAAIYAARADMKPVMYTGMQMGGQLTTTTEVDNFPGYPNGTDGTAMMEDLKNQAERFGTDVRFGMVTKVDFSDQEGGVHKVVVDETTELEAETVIISTGATAKYLGLESEQRLIGGGVSACATCDGFFYKGQDVVVVGAGDTAAEEATYLANICKKVTMLVRKDYMRASKAMQHRVNKTENIEVLFNTEIDEVLGDNVVEGVRAVNNQTQDKVDIPVTGVFIAIGHTPNTQLFKGVLDMDDTGYLITKGKSTKTNIPGVFAAGDVQDKEYRQAVTAAGTGCMAALDAERYLGALE, from the coding sequence ATGGCAGAAAAAATAAAATGTTTAATCATTGGTTCTGGACCAGCTGGATATACAGCAGCAATTTATGCAGCAAGAGCAGATATGAAACCTGTTATGTACACAGGAATGCAGATGGGAGGACAGTTAACTACTACTACAGAAGTAGATAATTTTCCAGGCTACCCAAATGGAACAGACGGAACTGCAATGATGGAAGATTTAAAGAATCAAGCAGAAAGATTTGGAACAGATGTTCGTTTTGGAATGGTCACTAAAGTTGATTTTTCTGACCAAGAAGGAGGAGTTCATAAAGTTGTGGTAGATGAAACTACAGAGTTAGAAGCTGAAACGGTTATTATTTCAACTGGAGCTACTGCTAAGTACTTAGGATTAGAAAGTGAGCAACGTTTAATAGGTGGTGGAGTTTCTGCATGTGCTACTTGTGATGGATTCTTTTACAAAGGACAAGATGTAGTGGTTGTTGGAGCAGGAGATACTGCAGCAGAAGAAGCTACGTATTTAGCTAATATTTGTAAAAAAGTTACAATGCTAGTTCGTAAAGATTACATGAGAGCTTCTAAAGCAATGCAACACCGAGTAAATAAAACTGAAAATATAGAAGTATTATTCAATACTGAAATTGATGAGGTTTTAGGTGACAATGTAGTTGAAGGAGTAAGAGCTGTTAATAATCAGACTCAAGATAAAGTTGATATTCCTGTAACTGGTGTATTTATAGCAATAGGGCATACACCAAATACACAGTTGTTTAAAGGAGTTTTAGATATGGATGATACTGGGTATTTAATAACGAAAGGAAAATCTACTAAAACGAATATCCCAGGAGTATTTGCTGCAGGTGATGTACAAGATAAAGAGTATCGTCAGGCAGTTACAGCTGCTGGTACCGGTTGTATGGCAGCTTTAGATGCAGAACGTTATTTAGGAGCATTAGAATAG
- a CDS encoding HAMP domain-containing sensor histidine kinase, producing the protein MGINRSIILIIVSLVISIIVAIIYQVLFVISFYENARMNLDDEYTHILNNVIQEYSLATRKHELSFSLLKAYNFESDEKTFKEEALFFKQNSPNNFKLTHRDLDTIYGRLKKEVASHDLNTSYEIDYHWVYRSQKYDSIYQQSDILLIYDCGIFSFKLKEKKKYIFSEIKYIVFSSIIIIITIIVCVFLLVKKYFTEKKLNSFKNKFINNLTHELQTPITIAGLALEKLDIELNTNPKLHKYASIAKKENDKIGTLSKRILKLAKLTSTDFQSDVVDIEKAISEIVSRYDLVLKVNDIIKVDYNHQGINIITDSEQFTDLIDNLISNAVKYSKSPREITIKTFLKNKKLIITIEDNGIGIPKEFSNKIFSPFFTVSYNDTHEIKSHGLGLSYVAEIIKRMNGSISFTSKANKGTKFNIEIPYEN; encoded by the coding sequence ATGGGGATAAATAGATCTATTATACTAATTATAGTATCGCTAGTAATTTCTATAATTGTTGCAATTATTTATCAAGTTTTATTTGTAATTAGTTTTTATGAAAACGCACGAATGAATCTTGATGATGAGTACACCCATATTCTTAACAACGTTATCCAAGAATATTCCTTAGCAACCAGAAAACACGAATTATCCTTCTCTTTATTGAAAGCTTATAATTTTGAATCTGACGAAAAGACTTTTAAAGAGGAAGCTTTATTTTTTAAACAAAATTCTCCCAATAACTTTAAACTTACCCATAGGGATTTGGATACCATATATGGCAGATTAAAAAAAGAGGTGGCTAGCCATGACCTTAATACTTCTTACGAAATAGATTATCATTGGGTATATAGATCTCAAAAATACGACTCCATTTATCAGCAGTCTGATATTCTTTTAATTTACGATTGTGGAATATTTAGTTTTAAGCTAAAAGAAAAGAAAAAATATATTTTTTCAGAGATTAAATACATTGTTTTTTCTTCAATTATAATTATTATAACTATTATCGTTTGTGTATTCTTATTGGTTAAAAAATATTTTACTGAAAAAAAGTTAAATAGTTTTAAAAACAAATTCATTAATAATTTAACACATGAATTGCAAACACCAATTACCATAGCCGGATTAGCTTTAGAGAAACTTGATATAGAATTAAACACTAACCCTAAGCTTCATAAATATGCCTCCATTGCTAAAAAAGAAAACGATAAAATAGGAACACTTTCTAAAAGGATTTTAAAACTGGCTAAACTTACCTCTACAGATTTTCAAAGTGATGTTGTTGATATTGAAAAAGCAATTAGCGAAATAGTTAGCAGATATGACCTCGTTTTAAAAGTAAATGATATTATCAAGGTGGACTACAACCACCAAGGCATAAACATAATCACTGATAGTGAACAGTTTACTGACTTAATAGACAACCTAATTAGCAATGCTGTTAAGTACTCTAAATCTCCAAGGGAAATAACAATTAAAACGTTTTTAAAAAACAAAAAGCTTATTATTACTATTGAAGATAATGGAATAGGTATTCCTAAAGAGTTTAGTAATAAAATATTTTCTCCATTTTTCACCGTATCCTACAATGATACTCATGAAATTAAAAGCCACGGTTTGGGGCTAAGCTACGTTGCTGAGATAATTAAAAGAATGAATGGGTCAATCTCCTTTACGAGCAAGGCCAATAAAGGAACAAAATTTAATATTGAAATACCTTATGAAAACTAA